The Colletotrichum higginsianum IMI 349063 chromosome 2, whole genome shotgun sequence genome has a segment encoding these proteins:
- a CDS encoding WD repeat domain-containing protein, which translates to MVAKRKRVEVAEATPTTKSAPAKKAKATPNGSASKETTLSTAPTEELTIQIVTGSYDRVLHGINATIKPEGKVDFADTFLFSAHTSAIRCIALSPLSAPVPGQGQKVLLASGSTDERINLYNLSAHPPSRKNQELLSAVSARPILENPKNREVGTLLHHSSSITKLAFPTRSKLLSSSEDSTIAVARTRDWSVLSTIKAPIAQPSGRPSGDTAPFGGTPSGVNDFAIHPSMKLMISVSKGERCMRLWNLVTGKKAGVLNFSRSMLQEVGEGRVSTGEGRRVVWGKADGEDEFAVGFDRDVIVFGMDSVPKCRIMSDARTKIHDLSYITIDGEPESSLLTVSTEDGRILLFSTASDDLQKPDSEDKTLSTARLVAQIGGKEDGVSGRIKDTAFVQVKENDSTILFVIAGSSDGKVRLWRVSAEELKTSKAKGKGKGKTEAKQAGKLLGTYNTNNRITCVAAFAMIPRPEGVESEDEGAEDSDDSDEDDEE; encoded by the coding sequence ATGGTGGCTAAGAGAAAGAGAGTGGAAGTCGCGGAGGCGACGCCTACGACCAAATCGGCACCTGCGAAAAAGGCCAAGGCGACTCCCAACGGCTCGGCTTCGAAAGAGACGACCTTgagcacggcgccgaccgAAGAGTTGACGATCCAGATTGTAACCGGCTCCTATGACCGAGTACTTCACGGTATCAATGCTACGATAAAGCCAGAGGGCAAGGTCGACTTCGCCGACACGTTCCTTTTCTCTGCGCACACTTCGGCAATCCGTTGCATCGCCCTGTCGCCTCTCTCAGCCCCGGTTCCAGGCCAGGGCCAGAAGGTTCTGTTGGCATCCGGCAGCACAGACGAGCGCATCAACCTCTACAACCTGTCGGCGCATCCCCCGAGCCGTAAGAACCAGGAGCTGCTGTCCGCTGTCTCTGCCCGACCGATCCTCGAGAACCCCAAGAACCGTGAGGTCGGAACGTTACTGCACCACTCCTCGAGCATCACCAAGTTGGCCTTCCCCACGCGCTCAAAGCTGCTTTCCTCGAGCGAGGACTCCACCATCGCCGTTGCAAGAACGAGAGACTGGTCCGTCCTGTCGACGATCAAAGCGCCGATAGCCCAGCCCTCCGGCAGACCCAGCGGTGACACGGCGCCGTTTGGCGGTACGCCGTCCGGTGTCAACGACTTCGCCATCCACCCTAGCATGAAGTTAATGATCAGCGTCAGCAAGGGCGAAAGGTGCATGCGGCTGTGGAACCTCGTCACCGGCAAGAAGGCTGGTGTCCTGAACTTCAGCCGCAGCATGTTGcaggaggtcggcgagggccggGTCTCGACGGGCGAAGGCCGGCGGGTAGTGTGGGGAAaggcggacggcgaggacgagttcgCGGTCGGGTTCGACCGCGACGTCATTGTTTTCGGCATGGACAGTGTCCCCAAGTGCCGCATCATGTCCGACGCGCGGACCAAGATTCACGATTTGTCCTACATCACCATTGACGGTGAACCCGAGTCGAGTTTGTTGACCGTCTCCACCGAGGACGGACGGATCTTGCTCTTCTCTACGGCATCGGACGACCTGCAAAAACCCGACTCGGAAGACAAGACACTGTCGACAGCCAGGTTGGTTGCTCAGATCGGTGGCAAGGAGGACGGCGTATCTGGCCGGATCAAGGACACGGCTTTTGTGCAGGTCAAGGAGAACGACTCAACGATACTgttcgtcatcgccggcagCAGTGATGGTAAGGTGCGGTTATGGAGGGTCAGCGCGGAGGAGCTCAAGACCAGCAAGGCTAAGGGtaagggcaagggcaagaccGAGGCGAAGCAAGCTGGTAAGCTGCTGGGGACCTACAACACGAATAACCGTATAACCTGCGTGGCGGCATTCGCCATGATACCCCGGCCGGAGGGAGTggagagcgaggacgagggtgcCGAGGATTCGGATGATtccgacgaagacgacgaggagtaA
- a CDS encoding Insulin-induced protein, producing the protein MSEEGPRLIRPIPRRPFDFNRTNPAPPEDDSSSPSPNPEIDLSKLFNGPAPSSESGSGSGSIPRAQSVLNLTGSTLFGIYSPTSYGKDRCYNDRDEPETPWGTGAQTPIKRASVDDTTFELMKDRSNMMRRQSSYRNGGNASSSSTAATALFTISRVGLLFVIGMGYGMMVTRLQDEHRFSSFQVETMIKPGYDWQYLTLWGLSGVVLGGLLPWFDGVWEDTFGKEEEIGTLQEDISPVKDWALVVRSIGAFVGIVFAIRKLPWASTLQVSLTLALVNPFLWYLIDRSKPGFLLSAAVGLAGSAMLMGINPDVMPTPSSLTYRNESERAYSEPVALGGLASQKTIETGIWMLSVLFCSCVCFGNIGRRLALNKSATARGRWAGIR; encoded by the exons ATGTCTGAGGAAGGCCCCCGTCTCATACGGCCCATCCCCCGCCGACCATTCGACTTTAACCGCACGAACCCAGCCCCTCCAGAAGACGACTCCTCCTCACCCAGCCCCAACCCCGAGATCGATCTGTCTAAACTATTCAATGGCCCCGCACCGTCTTCGGAatccggctccggctccggctccatACCACGCGCACAGTCTGTGTTGAACTTGACCGGCTCGACGCTCTTCGGCATCTACTCCCCAacgtcgtacggcaaggatCGATGCTACAATGACCGGGATGAACCGGAAACCCCTTGGGGAACTGGGGCTCAGACGCCAATCAAGCGGGCGAGTGTCGATGATACTACGTTCGAGCTCATGAAGGATCGCTCGAACATGATGCGCCGGCAGTCGTCGTACCGGAACGGGGGCAACGCGTCATCTTCATCGACTGCAGCTACCGCGCTGTTCACCATCTCTCGAGTTGGACTGCTTTTCGTGATCGGTATGGGGTACGGAATGATGGTCACAAGGCTGCAGGATGAACACAGATTCTCTTCCTTCCAGGTAGAAACCATGATCAAGCCCGGCTACGACTGGCAGTACCTGACACTGTGGGGCTTATCCGGTGTGGTactcggcggcctccttccTTGGTTTGACGGCGTTTGGGAGGATACCTTtggaaaggaagaagagattGGCACCTTGCAAGAAGATATCAGCCCGGTAAAGGACTGGGCTCTGGTCGTCCGCAGCATCGGCGCTTTTGTCGGTATTGTTTTCGCCATT CGTAAGCTTCCATGGGCATCGACTTTGCAAGTATCCCTTACGTTGGCGCTTGTCAACCCATTTCTGTGGTACTTGATTGATCGCTCAAAACCCGGCTTTCTACTTTcggccgccgttggccttgCCGGATCGGCGATGCTGATGGGCATCAACCCTGACGTGATGCCAACCCCGTCATCTCTAACCTATCGTAACGAGTCGGAGAGGGCCTACTCGGAGCCGGTTGCTCTCGGGGGACTCGCTAGCCAGAAGACCATTGAGACCGGTATTTGGATGCTAAGTGTTCTGTTCTGCAGTTGCGTCTGCTTTGGAAACATTGGTAGGCGGTTGGCACTGAACAAATCGGCCACCGCACGTGGGCGATGGGCCGGCATCAGATGA